A genomic stretch from Flavobacterium nitratireducens includes:
- a CDS encoding ABC transporter substrate-binding protein, with protein sequence MNLFFKKIIFLIVLVNFVSCKKNEHSTTTSDTSQKNEIEYSTNLSIYKYKSYSIVKISNPWPDANKDFTYILKEKNATIPDSLSKYTSITIPLQSIVVTSTTNIPFIEMLNEERKLLGFPHTDYISSQKTRQLIDEGIVKNIGQNERLDIEKLIDLAPEVIVAFGIDNNNPMIANLEKSGLKVLIQADWMEQSPLGKAEWIKLYAALFGKEKEGKKLFDAIVKNYNDALKLVANQKAEATVLYGSIYQNQWFVAKGNSWVAQFMKDAKSNYLWANTEGSGSLGLPFEKILEKAKTAQVWIATGSFKNLKELGNSNPHYNQFNAFTQKNVYTFESKLGATGGTIYYELAPSRPDLVLKDYIKIFHPELLPDYNFTFVQKLN encoded by the coding sequence ATGAATTTATTTTTCAAAAAAATCATATTTCTGATCGTATTAGTCAACTTTGTTTCTTGCAAAAAGAACGAACATTCAACTACAACTTCTGATACATCACAAAAAAATGAAATTGAATATTCAACTAATCTTTCTATTTATAAATACAAGAGCTATTCTATCGTAAAAATTAGTAATCCTTGGCCAGATGCTAATAAAGATTTCACCTATATTTTGAAAGAAAAAAATGCCACAATACCTGATAGTCTTTCTAAATACACCTCAATTACTATCCCATTACAATCTATTGTAGTGACTTCTACCACCAATATTCCTTTTATCGAAATGTTGAATGAAGAAAGAAAATTATTAGGATTCCCTCATACCGATTATATTTCATCCCAAAAAACAAGACAATTAATTGATGAGGGGATTGTTAAAAATATAGGTCAAAATGAACGTTTAGATATTGAAAAACTGATTGATTTAGCACCAGAAGTAATTGTAGCTTTTGGGATTGACAACAATAACCCTATGATTGCCAACTTAGAAAAAAGCGGATTAAAAGTCCTGATTCAAGCTGACTGGATGGAACAATCACCACTAGGAAAAGCCGAATGGATAAAATTATACGCAGCATTGTTTGGGAAAGAAAAAGAAGGAAAAAAACTTTTTGATGCCATTGTAAAAAACTACAACGACGCACTGAAATTAGTAGCGAATCAAAAAGCCGAAGCTACTGTTTTATATGGTTCCATATATCAAAATCAATGGTTTGTTGCCAAAGGAAACAGCTGGGTTGCACAGTTTATGAAAGATGCTAAATCCAATTATTTATGGGCCAATACTGAAGGAAGCGGAAGCCTTGGATTGCCTTTCGAAAAAATTTTAGAAAAAGCAAAAACGGCTCAAGTTTGGATTGCAACTGGTTCTTTTAAAAACTTAAAAGAATTAGGTAATAGCAATCCTCATTACAACCAATTCAATGCTTTTACTCAAAAAAACGTATATACTTTTGAAAGTAAATTAGGAGCCACTGGCGGAACTATTTATTACGAACTTGCCCCTAGCCGCCCTGACTTAGTTTTAAAAGATTATATCAAAATTTTTCATCCTGAATTACTTCCGGATTATAATTTTACTTTTGTACAAAAACTAAATTAG
- a CDS encoding iron ABC transporter permease — MKKQKQHSLTFFFLVIGLLFLFFTNISLGSINIPFKEIYHSLTGGIASKSSWEYIIINYRLPKAITVVLVGFGLSTSGLLMQTLFRNPLAGPYVLGLSSGASLGVAFVILGASLLPGFLQKIVLSPYGIVLASTLGSTTVLLAVIVVSIRLRDTMTILIVGLMFGSLSSAIVGTLSFFSTAEQLQKFTFWSLGNLGNLSWNSIIILAICVSLGLLLSLASIKALNALLLGENYARSLGLNYQKSRLIIILATSILAGSITAFAGPIAFIGLAVPHIAKLVFQTSNHTILFWSTLLFGAMIMLVCDTISQVPGGEISLPINAVTSIFGAPIVIWLLVRKQKMIG, encoded by the coding sequence TTGAAAAAACAAAAGCAACATAGTCTTACTTTTTTCTTTCTTGTAATAGGACTGCTATTTTTATTTTTCACCAATATTAGTTTGGGTTCTATCAATATTCCATTCAAGGAAATATACCATAGTTTGACAGGTGGAATAGCCAGTAAATCTAGCTGGGAATACATCATCATTAATTACCGATTACCAAAAGCAATTACAGTAGTTTTAGTGGGTTTTGGACTTAGTACCAGCGGTTTATTAATGCAAACACTTTTTAGAAATCCCTTAGCAGGTCCCTATGTGCTAGGCTTAAGTTCGGGGGCGAGTTTAGGTGTGGCTTTTGTAATTTTAGGTGCTAGTTTACTCCCGGGTTTTTTACAAAAAATAGTATTATCTCCTTATGGAATCGTATTGGCTTCTACTTTAGGAAGCACAACCGTTTTATTGGCTGTCATAGTAGTTTCCATTCGTTTACGTGATACCATGACCATCTTAATTGTGGGACTAATGTTTGGTAGTTTAAGCTCCGCCATTGTGGGAACTTTAAGTTTTTTTAGTACTGCCGAACAATTACAAAAATTCACCTTTTGGTCACTAGGAAATTTAGGAAATCTTTCGTGGAATTCTATTATTATACTCGCCATTTGTGTTAGTTTAGGATTACTATTAAGTTTGGCTAGTATTAAAGCTTTAAATGCTTTACTTCTGGGTGAAAATTACGCTCGAAGTCTGGGGCTAAATTATCAAAAATCGAGATTAATAATTATTTTGGCAACCAGTATTTTAGCTGGAAGTATTACAGCATTTGCAGGACCAATTGCTTTTATCGGATTAGCAGTACCGCATATCGCAAAATTGGTTTTTCAAACCAGCAATCATACCATTTTGTTTTGGAGTACCTTGCTTTTTGGCGCAATGATTATGCTTGTTTGCGATACAATATCACAGGTTCCTGGTGGAGAAATAAGCTTACCAATCAACGCGGTAACTTCTATTTTTGGGGCTCCAATTGTGATTTGGTTATTAGTTAGAAAACAAAAAATGATTGGATAA
- the lpdA gene encoding dihydrolipoyl dehydrogenase, with the protein MKYDVIVLGSGPGGYVTAIRASQLGFKVAVVEKENLGGVCLNWGCIPTKALLKSAQVFDYLKHASDYGLTVSEFDKDFPAVIKRSRNVADGMSKGITFLMKKNKIDVIEGFGKLKPGKKLDVTAKDGNVTEYSADHIIIATGARSRELPNLPQDGVKVIGYRQAMTLPEQPKKMIIVGSGAIGVEFAHFYNSMGTEVTIVEFMPNVVPVEDEDISKEFEKALKKSGITVMTNSSVERIDTTGKGVKAFVKTAKGEEVLEADILLSAVGIKTNIENIGLEEVGIATDRDKILVDAYNATNIPGYYAIGDVTPGQALAHVASAEGINCVEKIAGMHVQPIDYGNVPGCTYATPEIASVGLTEKAAREKGYDLKIGKFPFVASGKAKASGNADGFVKVIFDAKYGEWLGCHMIGAGVTDMIAEAVVARKLETTGHEILKAIHPHPTMSEAVMEAVAAAYGEVIHI; encoded by the coding sequence ATGAAATACGACGTAATTGTTTTAGGAAGTGGTCCTGGCGGATATGTAACTGCTATTAGAGCATCACAATTAGGCTTTAAAGTAGCCGTAGTTGAAAAAGAAAACTTAGGTGGAGTTTGTTTGAACTGGGGATGTATCCCAACGAAAGCATTATTGAAATCTGCTCAGGTTTTTGATTATCTAAAACACGCTTCCGATTACGGATTGACAGTTTCTGAATTTGACAAAGATTTCCCTGCGGTTATCAAACGTAGCCGAAATGTTGCTGACGGAATGAGCAAAGGAATTACTTTCCTAATGAAAAAAAACAAAATTGACGTTATCGAAGGTTTTGGAAAATTAAAACCAGGTAAAAAATTAGACGTTACTGCTAAGGATGGTAATGTTACTGAATATAGTGCCGATCATATCATTATTGCAACAGGAGCTCGCTCTCGTGAGTTACCAAACTTACCACAAGATGGTGTAAAAGTTATCGGATACCGTCAAGCAATGACTTTGCCTGAACAACCAAAAAAGATGATTATCGTAGGTTCAGGAGCAATCGGAGTAGAATTTGCTCACTTCTACAACTCTATGGGAACTGAAGTTACAATAGTTGAATTTATGCCAAATGTAGTTCCTGTTGAAGATGAAGACATCTCAAAAGAATTTGAAAAAGCATTGAAAAAATCAGGAATTACTGTGATGACTAATTCTTCTGTAGAGCGAATCGATACAACAGGAAAAGGAGTTAAAGCATTCGTTAAAACAGCAAAAGGAGAAGAAGTTTTAGAAGCGGATATTTTACTTTCTGCTGTTGGTATCAAAACTAACATTGAAAATATCGGTTTAGAAGAAGTAGGTATCGCTACTGACAGAGATAAAATCTTAGTTGATGCGTACAACGCTACCAATATTCCAGGTTACTATGCTATTGGTGATGTAACTCCAGGACAGGCTTTAGCTCACGTAGCTTCGGCTGAAGGAATTAACTGTGTGGAGAAAATTGCTGGTATGCACGTTCAACCTATCGATTACGGAAATGTTCCTGGTTGTACTTATGCTACTCCGGAAATTGCTTCTGTAGGTTTAACAGAAAAAGCGGCAAGAGAAAAAGGATACGATTTGAAAATTGGAAAATTCCCATTCGTAGCTTCTGGAAAAGCCAAAGCATCTGGAAATGCTGACGGATTTGTGAAAGTAATCTTCGACGCTAAATACGGTGAGTGGTTAGGTTGCCACATGATTGGAGCTGGTGTAACTGATATGATTGCTGAGGCAGTTGTGGCTCGTAAACTAGAAACTACAGGTCACGAAATCCTTAAAGCTATCCACCCACACCCAACAATGAGTGAGGCCGTTATGGAAGCTGTAGCAGCTGCTTACGGTGAAGTGATTCACATATAA
- a CDS encoding MG2 domain-containing protein → MKQNAITIHNKIIYMFLCMLFLAIPKIKAQENSIKVDNSAFAEKIYLQLDRKVYTNGDTVWFKCIIINASENIPSVLSNVLYVELINADKKLIQKKSIKIENGIGQGNFDLDKKITKGNYLIRAYTRWNENFDTDFIFEEYIQVFPNDLNGIDAIQNIKLIQEENGNDHLEIQFNPQVIDSLQKNKLAVFLTIDDKKDSLLIKKKQRQIHSRVQN, encoded by the coding sequence ATGAAGCAAAACGCTATCACAATCCATAACAAAATAATTTATATGTTTTTGTGCATGCTGTTTTTAGCTATTCCAAAAATCAAAGCACAAGAAAACAGTATAAAAGTAGATAACAGCGCATTTGCCGAAAAAATATACCTGCAACTTGACCGAAAAGTTTACACTAATGGAGACACTGTTTGGTTCAAATGTATTATTATTAATGCCTCTGAAAACATCCCTTCTGTATTAAGTAATGTGTTATATGTAGAATTAATTAATGCGGATAAAAAGCTAATTCAAAAAAAGTCAATCAAAATAGAAAACGGAATTGGACAAGGGAATTTTGATTTGGATAAAAAAATCACAAAAGGCAATTACCTTATCAGAGCCTATACTAGATGGAATGAAAATTTCGATACTGACTTCATTTTTGAAGAATATATTCAGGTATTCCCCAATGATTTAAATGGAATAGATGCCATTCAAAACATCAAATTAATTCAAGAAGAAAATGGGAATGACCATTTGGAAATACAATTCAATCCACAAGTAATTGATTCGTTACAAAAGAATAAACTGGCTGTATTTCTTACTATTGACGATAAAAAAGATAGTTTGCTCATCAAAAAAAAACAAAGACAAATACATTCTAGAGTACAAAATTAG
- a CDS encoding energy transducer TonB, with translation MIDAVLDKKPQFPGGIEKFYRYVGTHFNSPTMDESKTVRILVSFVVEKDGSMTSIKVTHKPGAALEKEAIRVLNSIKMKWSPGIYNAKPVRTAYNLPIVVQVE, from the coding sequence ATGATCGATGCCGTATTAGACAAAAAACCACAATTTCCAGGTGGAATCGAAAAATTCTACCGTTATGTAGGAACACATTTTAACAGCCCAACTATGGATGAAAGCAAAACGGTTCGTATTTTAGTTTCATTTGTAGTTGAAAAAGATGGAAGCATGACTAGTATTAAAGTGACTCATAAACCTGGTGCTGCCTTAGAAAAAGAAGCCATTCGAGTATTGAATTCGATTAAAATGAAATGGTCTCCAGGAATCTACAATGCAAAACCTGTTAGAACAGCCTACAACTTACCTATTGTTGTTCAGGTAGAATAA
- the lipA gene encoding lipoyl synthase — METTLNTSTAVGTQGTAEPNGTKPKWLKVKLPIGKKYTELRGLVDKYSLNTICTSGSCPNMGECWGEGTATFMILGNTCTRSCGFCGVKTGRPETVDWDEPEKVARSIKIMNIKHAVITSVDRDDLKDGGSIIWMETVRAIRRMNPNTTLETLIPDFQGIERNIDRIVEANPEVVSHNMETVRRLTREVRIQAKYDRSLEVLRYLKEKGINRTKSGIMLGLGEEEEEVFQTMRDLRAANVDVVTIGQYLQPSKKHLPVKEFITPEQFARYEQFGLELGFRHVESGPLVRSSYKAQKHIL; from the coding sequence ATGGAAACTACTTTAAATACTTCCACAGCAGTTGGAACCCAAGGTACCGCCGAACCAAATGGTACTAAACCAAAATGGCTAAAAGTAAAACTTCCAATAGGAAAAAAATATACTGAACTTCGTGGACTAGTTGACAAATACAGTTTAAACACCATTTGTACATCCGGAAGCTGCCCTAACATGGGAGAATGCTGGGGTGAAGGAACCGCTACCTTTATGATTTTAGGGAATACTTGTACACGTTCTTGTGGCTTTTGCGGTGTAAAAACAGGTCGTCCGGAAACAGTAGACTGGGATGAACCAGAAAAAGTAGCCCGTTCTATTAAAATCATGAATATTAAACATGCAGTAATTACCAGTGTTGACCGTGACGATTTGAAAGACGGTGGTTCTATCATCTGGATGGAAACAGTAAGAGCTATCCGCAGAATGAACCCAAATACAACTCTTGAAACTTTAATTCCGGACTTTCAGGGAATCGAAAGAAATATTGATCGAATTGTGGAAGCAAATCCAGAAGTAGTTTCTCACAATATGGAAACTGTGCGCAGACTAACACGAGAGGTACGTATTCAAGCGAAATACGATCGTAGTTTAGAAGTTTTACGATACTTAAAAGAAAAAGGAATCAACAGAACCAAATCTGGAATAATGTTAGGCCTTGGTGAAGAAGAAGAAGAAGTATTCCAAACTATGCGTGATTTACGTGCCGCAAACGTTGATGTAGTCACTATTGGGCAATATTTACAACCAAGTAAAAAACATTTACCCGTTAAGGAATTCATCACACCGGAACAATTTGCCCGATACGAACAATTTGGATTAGAATTAGGATTCCGTCATGTAGAAAGCGGTCCTTTGGTTCGTTCTTCTTATAAAGCTCAAAAACATATTTTATAA
- the gap gene encoding type I glyceraldehyde-3-phosphate dehydrogenase: protein MKTRIAINGFGRIGRNLFRLLLNHPEIEVVAINDIADIQTMAHLIKYDSIHGVLPHTVIANENGFSIDEQDFLFFHEKNISDLNWKELNIDFVIESTGKHKSYEVLNQHIIAGAKKVILSAPSEVDNIKTVVLGVNEHILDGSETIISNASCTTNNAAPMIKIIDALCGIEQAYITTIHSFTTDQSLHDQPHKDLRRARGASQSIVPTTTGAAKALTKIFPILDGKIGGCGIRVPVPDGSLTDITFNVKKAVSIAEINEAFKMASQNELKGILDYTEDPIVSVDIIGNKNSCLFDAQLTSVIDKMVKVVGWYDNEIGYSSRLIDLILLTKSN, encoded by the coding sequence TTGAAAACAAGAATTGCCATCAATGGTTTTGGTCGTATAGGCCGAAATTTATTCCGTCTACTTTTAAATCATCCAGAAATAGAAGTAGTTGCCATTAATGATATTGCCGATATCCAAACAATGGCTCATCTTATCAAATACGACAGTATACATGGCGTTTTACCACATACGGTAATTGCTAACGAAAATGGCTTTTCTATTGATGAACAAGACTTTTTATTTTTTCACGAAAAAAATATCTCTGACCTAAATTGGAAAGAATTAAATATTGACTTTGTCATAGAGTCAACTGGAAAACATAAATCCTACGAAGTTTTAAACCAGCATATAATTGCTGGTGCTAAAAAAGTGATTCTTTCTGCTCCTTCTGAAGTAGACAACATCAAAACAGTCGTTTTAGGAGTAAATGAACATATTTTAGACGGTAGCGAAACAATTATTTCAAATGCAAGTTGTACAACAAACAATGCTGCGCCAATGATTAAAATAATTGATGCACTGTGTGGTATTGAACAAGCATATATTACAACCATCCACTCATTTACTACTGATCAAAGTTTGCACGACCAGCCACACAAGGATTTACGAAGAGCTAGAGGTGCAAGCCAGTCAATTGTTCCTACGACAACAGGTGCCGCAAAAGCACTAACAAAAATTTTTCCTATATTAGACGGCAAAATTGGAGGTTGTGGTATTCGAGTACCTGTTCCTGATGGTTCGCTTACTGATATTACTTTTAATGTAAAAAAAGCAGTATCCATAGCTGAAATCAATGAAGCATTCAAAATGGCATCACAAAATGAACTAAAAGGCATTTTAGATTACACCGAAGACCCAATAGTTTCTGTCGATATAATAGGAAATAAAAATTCCTGCTTATTTGATGCCCAACTTACCTCTGTCATTGACAAAATGGTAAAAGTTGTTGGTTGGTATGATAACGAAATTGGGTATTCATCACGATTAATTGATTTAATACTTTTGACCAAATCAAACTAA